In Deltaproteobacteria bacterium, a genomic segment contains:
- a CDS encoding acetyltransferase, which produces MLVLVRYLVVGAGGHAQEVAWALVEHERGRGESPELLFFDDALPTGPLPSGLGAVAGPLEAIADHADRRRSLLVLGVGLPSLKMRLGARVASLGLAWATVVHPRAAIGPNVEIGPGSYIAAGAIVTVNVRLGAFVTVNMHAQVAHDGIVGAHATLHPNAHVAGNVRIGAGAELGTGAIVLPGLTVGAGAVLGAGGVALDALEDGVTYVGVPARPVRRAARRSA; this is translated from the coding sequence ATGCTCGTCCTCGTGCGGTACCTGGTGGTGGGCGCGGGAGGGCACGCGCAGGAAGTGGCGTGGGCGCTCGTCGAGCACGAGCGCGGCCGTGGCGAGAGCCCGGAGCTTCTGTTCTTCGACGACGCCCTCCCGACGGGCCCCCTGCCCTCGGGCCTCGGCGCGGTCGCCGGCCCCCTCGAAGCGATCGCCGACCACGCCGATCGGCGCCGGAGCCTCCTCGTGCTCGGCGTCGGGCTCCCGAGCCTGAAGATGCGGCTCGGCGCGCGCGTCGCGTCGCTCGGCCTCGCCTGGGCGACGGTCGTCCATCCGCGCGCCGCCATCGGCCCGAACGTCGAGATCGGCCCGGGAAGCTACATCGCCGCGGGAGCGATCGTGACGGTGAACGTCCGGCTCGGCGCGTTCGTGACCGTGAACATGCACGCCCAAGTCGCGCACGACGGCATCGTCGGCGCGCATGCCACCCTCCATCCGAACGCGCACGTCGCGGGTAACGTCCGGATCGGCGCGGGCGCCGAGCTCGGCACGGGCGCGATCGTGCTGCCTGGGCTCACGGTCGGCGCCGGGGCCGTGCTCGGCGCGGGCGGGGTCGCGCTCGACGCGCTCGAGGACGGAGTCACCTACGTCGGCGTGCCGGCGCGGCCGGTGCGCCGGGCTGCGCGTCGGTCCGCCTGA
- a CDS encoding tetratricopeptide repeat protein, with protein MSAIGDLRACFARATAAGDEAAIAPGALVIARIGHPELAPEPSLAALDALAEGIRPRLLAGDPPERRAAVLARYLFEEQGFRGNRDDYYDPRNSFLNDVLERRTGIPITLAVVMIEVGARVGVRLEGVGFPGHFLVRVSGCHDDHLLDPFFGGRPVAYDELRERLRAFYAASGAPSDGNLQRALPQALRSAGTSGILSRTLANLLAIYRERDAHDQALATVELLLLLWPDAPEYVRLRGLLYEQLECFASALADFRRYLALAPDAPTAAAIRIHLERLEQVTDTTLH; from the coding sequence ATGTCGGCGATCGGGGATCTGCGGGCCTGCTTCGCGCGCGCGACCGCGGCCGGCGACGAGGCCGCCATCGCGCCGGGCGCGCTCGTGATCGCGCGCATCGGCCACCCCGAGCTCGCTCCCGAGCCGAGCCTCGCGGCTCTCGACGCCCTCGCCGAAGGCATCCGGCCGCGCCTCCTCGCGGGCGACCCGCCGGAACGCCGCGCCGCCGTGCTCGCCCGGTACCTCTTCGAGGAGCAGGGATTCCGCGGCAACAGGGACGACTACTACGACCCGCGGAACAGCTTCCTGAACGACGTGCTCGAGCGGCGGACCGGCATCCCCATCACGCTCGCCGTCGTGATGATCGAGGTCGGCGCGCGCGTCGGCGTCCGGCTCGAAGGCGTGGGCTTCCCCGGCCACTTCCTCGTGCGCGTGAGCGGCTGCCACGACGACCATCTCCTCGACCCCTTCTTCGGCGGCCGACCCGTCGCCTACGACGAGCTGCGCGAGCGCCTGCGCGCGTTCTACGCCGCGAGCGGCGCGCCCTCGGACGGCAATCTGCAGCGCGCTCTTCCCCAGGCACTGCGATCGGCGGGTACCTCCGGCATCCTGAGCCGAACGCTCGCGAACCTCCTGGCCATCTACCGCGAACGTGACGCGCACGATCAAGCGCTCGCCACCGTCGAGCTCCTCCTGCTGCTCTGGCCCGACGCCCCGGAGTACGTGCGCCTGCGCGGCCTCCTCTACGAGCAGCTCGAGTGCTTCGCGTCCGCGCTCGCCGACTTCCGACGCTACCTCGCGCTCGCTCCCGACGCGCCGACCGCCGCCGCGATCCGCATCCATCTGGAGCGCCTCGAGCAGGTCACCGATACGACGCTGCACTGA
- a CDS encoding TldD/PmbA family protein — MEGTLRRVLEHATRAGAVGADAVLVESTAFAAGVRLGEIEKLTDARERRLGLRVFAGASVAIAATADLSPGGLARFAADAVGLARVTASDPLAGLPDPSALATDAPDLDLYDETADAPNPDHALAQARTAERAALAVDPRLANSEGAEFSQDASTIAYASTLGFAGSYRRSSFHLGVEPVASHEGGMQRDFWYARARHLARLDDPVAIGERAAARTLRRLGARRVKTQEAPVIFEAPVAVSLLGHLAGAVTGQSLYRGTSFLLGRLGDTIAAPCMTVIDDGRMPRGHGSRPFDAEGLPTRRTVVVERGVLRSYLLDTYSAKRLALTSTGNAARAIGDAPSAAPTNFYLEAGPHSFESIVASVERGLLVTELIGFGVNAVTGDYSRGAAGLWIEHGEIVHPVEEITIAGNLLDMFRNVEMVGADLEFRGAMAAPTLKIGHMTIAGS, encoded by the coding sequence ATGGAGGGCACCCTGCGTCGCGTGCTCGAGCACGCGACGCGCGCCGGCGCGGTCGGCGCCGACGCCGTGCTGGTCGAGAGCACCGCGTTCGCGGCCGGCGTCCGCCTCGGCGAGATCGAGAAACTCACGGACGCGCGCGAGCGCCGGCTCGGCCTCCGCGTCTTCGCGGGCGCGAGCGTCGCGATCGCCGCCACCGCCGACCTCTCACCGGGCGGGCTCGCGCGCTTCGCCGCGGATGCCGTCGGGCTCGCGCGCGTGACCGCGTCCGACCCGCTCGCGGGCCTCCCCGATCCGAGCGCCCTCGCGACCGACGCGCCCGACCTCGACCTCTACGATGAAACCGCGGACGCACCGAACCCCGACCACGCCCTCGCTCAGGCCCGCACCGCCGAACGCGCCGCGCTCGCGGTCGATCCGCGGCTCGCCAACTCCGAGGGCGCCGAGTTCTCGCAGGACGCCTCGACGATCGCCTACGCGTCGACGCTCGGCTTCGCGGGCAGCTACCGTCGCTCGAGCTTCCACCTCGGCGTCGAGCCCGTCGCGAGCCACGAGGGCGGCATGCAGCGTGACTTCTGGTACGCGCGCGCCCGCCATCTTGCCCGCCTCGACGACCCCGTGGCGATCGGGGAGCGCGCCGCCGCGCGTACGCTGCGCCGCCTCGGCGCCCGGCGCGTGAAGACACAGGAGGCGCCCGTGATCTTCGAGGCGCCGGTGGCGGTCTCGCTCCTCGGGCACCTGGCCGGGGCGGTGACGGGCCAGAGCCTCTACCGCGGCACCTCGTTCCTGCTGGGGCGGCTCGGCGACACGATCGCGGCCCCCTGCATGACGGTGATCGACGACGGCCGGATGCCGCGCGGCCACGGGTCGCGGCCGTTCGACGCCGAAGGCCTGCCGACCCGCCGCACCGTGGTCGTCGAGCGCGGCGTGCTGAGGAGCTACCTGCTCGACACGTACTCGGCCAAGCGTCTCGCGCTGACGTCGACGGGCAACGCGGCGCGCGCCATCGGCGACGCTCCGAGCGCCGCCCCGACGAACTTCTACCTGGAGGCCGGGCCGCATTCGTTCGAGTCGATCGTCGCCTCGGTCGAGCGCGGGCTCCTCGTCACCGAGCTCATCGGCTTCGGCGTGAACGCCGTCACCGGCGACTACTCGCGCGGCGCCGCCGGGCTCTGGATCGAGCACGGTGAGATCGTGCACCCCGTCGAGGAGATCACGATCGCCGGCAATCTCCTCGACATGTTCCGCAATGTCGAGATGGTCGGCGCCGACCTCGAGTTCCGCGGCGCCATGGCCGCCCCCACGCTGAAGATCGGTCACATGACGATCGCCGGATCCTAG
- a CDS encoding DHH family phosphoesterase: MPPKSMLAGLLQALEGPAPLVILPHDNPDPDALASAAALKFLVQELLGTETVIAQGGIVGRAENRAMLTYLNIDLEPVSALSFAGDVHVALVDTQPGRTNNSLPVGKIPTVVIDHHPAYDRYEGVPFLDLRENYGATSTILTEYVRESRLEIESKIATALFYGIMAETQDLGRESTPADIAAAQFLYPYANKRRLGKIENARVPREYFAAFHEAIERAQIYDSVVVSVLPEVQYPDMVAEVADFLLRLDEVEWACAIGRYKDHLHVSLRTTEREVSAGDVLQQVLGSRWAGGHDMIAGGRTRIAGKGPEALAHAADQVRTRLLAALAIKAAAGRPLV; the protein is encoded by the coding sequence GTGCCTCCGAAAAGTATGCTCGCCGGTCTCCTCCAGGCTCTGGAGGGTCCGGCGCCGCTGGTGATCCTGCCGCACGACAATCCCGATCCGGACGCGCTCGCGAGCGCCGCGGCGCTCAAGTTCCTGGTGCAGGAGCTGCTCGGCACGGAGACGGTGATCGCCCAGGGCGGCATCGTCGGCCGCGCCGAGAACCGGGCGATGCTCACGTACCTGAACATCGACCTCGAGCCCGTGAGCGCGCTGTCCTTCGCGGGGGACGTCCACGTCGCGTTGGTCGACACGCAGCCGGGTCGCACCAACAACTCGCTGCCGGTCGGGAAGATTCCGACCGTCGTGATCGACCACCATCCCGCGTACGACCGCTACGAGGGCGTGCCGTTCCTCGATCTGCGCGAGAACTACGGCGCCACCTCCACCATCCTGACCGAGTACGTGCGCGAGTCGCGGCTCGAGATCGAGAGCAAGATCGCGACGGCGCTCTTCTACGGCATCATGGCCGAGACGCAGGACCTCGGTCGCGAGTCGACGCCGGCCGACATCGCCGCCGCGCAGTTCCTCTATCCGTACGCGAACAAGCGGCGGCTCGGGAAGATCGAGAACGCGCGCGTGCCGCGCGAGTACTTCGCCGCCTTCCACGAGGCCATCGAGCGCGCGCAGATCTACGACAGCGTCGTCGTGTCGGTGCTCCCCGAGGTGCAGTACCCGGACATGGTCGCGGAGGTCGCCGACTTCCTGCTGCGGCTCGACGAGGTCGAGTGGGCCTGCGCGATCGGGCGCTACAAGGACCACCTGCACGTGTCGCTGCGCACGACCGAGCGCGAGGTGAGTGCGGGTGACGTCCTCCAGCAGGTGCTCGGAAGCCGCTGGGCGGGCGGTCACGACATGATCGCCGGCGGCCGTACCCGCATCGCGGGCAAGGGACCCGAAGCGCTCGCGCACGCCGCGGACCAGGTCCGGACCCGCCTGCTCGCGGCGCTCGCGATCAAGGCGGCGGCGGGACGTCCGCTGGTCTAG
- a CDS encoding flagellar protein FlaG — MDAAQAKAAPKPPKPAETKKRAEDEAQPPPAESTPPAPSNFKPFSLSFRFEKELNRVVVKVIDPETGELLREIPPEAVIDALKQLRKTPGALVDEEV, encoded by the coding sequence GTGGACGCGGCGCAGGCGAAGGCCGCACCGAAGCCCCCGAAGCCCGCGGAAACCAAGAAGCGCGCGGAGGACGAAGCACAACCGCCGCCGGCCGAGTCCACGCCGCCGGCGCCGTCGAACTTCAAGCCGTTCTCGCTGTCGTTTCGGTTCGAGAAGGAGCTGAATCGGGTGGTGGTGAAGGTGATCGATCCGGAAACAGGAGAGCTGCTGCGCGAGATCCCGCCCGAGGCGGTGATCGATGCGTTGAAGCAATTGCGCAAGACGCCCGGCGCGCTGGTGGACGAGGAGGTCTGA
- a CDS encoding flagellin FliC, translating into MALNISTNVPSLTAQRHLESSSHSLSKSLERLASGLRINSAADDAAGLAIADRLRADVRIVSQAVRNANDGISAISIGEKALGKTGEILARLSELSSQSATGTVSDSQRSALQEEFTALVSEIDRISNTTTFNGVTLLSSGTTVSLQVGLDGSSDSRISFNTVDGSSSGIGLSSVSISTAGAAQSALGAIGSAIATVASRRGSLGSVESRLNTAIANLRVARENFAAAESRIRDADVAEETANLTRTTILQQAGVSVLAQANQQPSLALSLLR; encoded by the coding sequence ATGGCTCTCAATATCAGCACCAACGTCCCGTCGCTGACCGCTCAGCGACACCTCGAGTCCTCGAGCCACAGTCTCAGCAAGTCCCTCGAGCGTCTCGCGTCCGGTCTGCGCATCAACAGCGCGGCCGACGACGCCGCCGGTCTCGCCATCGCCGACCGGCTGCGCGCCGACGTCCGCATCGTCTCGCAGGCCGTCCGCAACGCGAACGACGGCATCAGCGCCATCAGCATCGGTGAGAAGGCGCTCGGCAAGACCGGCGAGATCCTGGCCCGGCTCTCCGAGCTCTCCTCGCAGTCCGCGACGGGCACCGTCAGCGACTCCCAGCGCAGCGCGCTGCAGGAGGAGTTCACGGCGCTCGTGTCGGAAATCGACCGCATCTCGAACACGACCACGTTCAACGGCGTGACGCTGCTCTCCTCCGGCACCACGGTGTCCCTCCAGGTCGGCTTGGACGGCTCCAGCGACAGCCGCATCTCCTTCAACACGGTCGACGGCTCGTCGAGCGGCATCGGCCTCTCGAGCGTGTCCATCTCGACCGCGGGGGCGGCGCAGTCCGCGCTCGGCGCGATCGGCTCCGCGATCGCGACGGTCGCCAGCCGGCGCGGCTCGCTCGGCTCCGTCGAGAGCCGGCTCAACACGGCGATCGCGAACCTGCGCGTCGCGCGTGAGAACTTCGCGGCCGCGGAGTCGCGCATCCGCGACGCCGACGTCGCGGAGGAAACGGCCAATCTGACCCGCACCACGATCCTCCAGCAGGCGGGTGTCTCGGTGCTGGCGCAGGCGAATCAGCAGCCGTCGCTCGCGCTGTCGCTGCTCCGATAG
- the queG gene encoding tRNA epoxyqueuosine(34) reductase QueG translates to MRPEDRVRAEAAALGFAACGFAAAVPIDRGAFLDGWLAAGFGADMHFLGRHPERRLTVAGILPRARTVITLAYPYAPPPPPPLDWRRTLRGRVAAYARGTDYHAAVEERLVALEGTLARLFPEAATRRYVDTGAVLEREWGVRGGLGWFGKNTMLLATRAGSWFFLAELVTEAALGPDAPTGEHCGRCTRCLDACPTSALAGGLVMDARRCIAYLTIEHRGAIPPHLRPALGPWVFGCDVCQEVCPWNAPAPATRAPDADGLFPFLPDLLRLDPSAFRRRFTDTSLARTRRRGLLRNAAVVLGNTGNPAAVPALRFALGDREALVRRHAAWALGAIGGAEAIDALAARAATEPDPAVRSEIDEARRDDAGAAVSFSRPADVPPPP, encoded by the coding sequence ATGCGCCCCGAGGATCGCGTTCGCGCCGAAGCCGCCGCGCTCGGCTTCGCGGCCTGCGGCTTCGCCGCCGCCGTACCGATCGATCGCGGCGCTTTCCTCGATGGCTGGCTCGCGGCCGGCTTCGGCGCCGACATGCACTTCCTCGGACGCCATCCGGAGCGCCGGCTCACGGTGGCCGGCATCCTACCGCGCGCCCGCACCGTCATCACGCTCGCGTACCCGTACGCGCCGCCTCCGCCGCCTCCGCTCGACTGGCGCCGCACACTGCGCGGCCGCGTGGCCGCCTACGCACGCGGCACCGACTACCACGCCGCGGTCGAGGAGCGCCTGGTCGCGCTCGAAGGCACGCTCGCGCGCCTGTTCCCGGAGGCCGCCACGCGGCGCTACGTCGACACGGGGGCGGTGCTCGAACGCGAATGGGGCGTCCGCGGCGGCCTCGGTTGGTTCGGCAAGAACACCATGCTCCTCGCGACGCGGGCGGGCTCGTGGTTCTTTCTCGCCGAACTCGTGACCGAGGCGGCGCTCGGGCCGGACGCGCCGACCGGCGAGCATTGCGGCCGCTGTACGCGCTGCCTCGACGCCTGCCCGACGTCGGCGCTCGCCGGCGGGCTCGTCATGGACGCGCGGCGCTGCATCGCCTATCTCACCATCGAGCACCGCGGCGCCATCCCGCCGCACCTCCGCCCCGCGCTCGGTCCGTGGGTCTTCGGCTGCGACGTCTGCCAGGAAGTCTGTCCGTGGAACGCGCCGGCCCCGGCGACGCGCGCGCCCGACGCCGACGGACTGTTCCCGTTCCTCCCCGACCTCTTGCGGCTCGACCCGAGCGCGTTCCGGCGCCGCTTCACCGACACGTCGCTCGCCCGTACGCGCCGGCGCGGGCTGCTCCGCAACGCCGCCGTCGTGCTCGGCAACACCGGCAATCCGGCGGCCGTTCCGGCGCTGCGCTTCGCGCTCGGCGACCGCGAAGCGCTCGTGCGGCGGCACGCCGCCTGGGCGCTCGGGGCGATCGGGGGCGCGGAAGCGATCGACGCGCTCGCCGCGCGCGCCGCGACCGAGCCGGACCCGGCGGTGCGCTCGGAGATCGACGAAGCCCGGCGCGATGACGCGGGCGCGGCCGTATCCTTCTCTAGACCAGCGGACGTCCCGCCGCCGCCTTGA
- the tldD gene encoding metalloprotease TldD, with product MADRVVPEEFFRERYGVSPHALERVLGSALARRADDGDLYFEFRTAEALSLEEGQVKKANKDVRQGVGVRVVAGEKTGYAYTDDVTLTTLTEAARTAGHIASGSGDAHAVAVRSTRSERELYTLPASPLDAPLTAKVELLEAVDRAARAFDPRIKNVFASLAMEQKLVMIATADGRLVSDVQPLARLNVTCIAEGATGRQQGTYGGGGRQTFGFLVEGDRHLRFAREAARQAVLNLDAVDAPAGEMTVVLGPGWPGILLHEAIGHGLEGDFNRKGTSAFANLLGERVASELCTVIDDGTIANRRGSLNVDDEGTPTRRTVLIERGILRGYLQDRLNARLMGVAPTGNGRRESFASAPMPRMTNTFMLAGDSTPDEILRSVDRGLFAVSFGGGQVDITNGKFVFSASEAYLVEGGKMTRPVKGATLIGNGPDVLTRIGMVGHDLQLDEGIGTCGKNGQSVPVGVGLPTIRIDGLTVGGTRA from the coding sequence ATGGCGGATCGGGTCGTCCCTGAGGAGTTCTTTCGCGAGCGGTACGGGGTGTCGCCGCACGCGCTCGAGCGCGTGCTCGGCTCCGCGCTCGCGCGCCGCGCCGACGACGGCGACCTCTACTTCGAGTTCCGCACCGCCGAGGCCCTGAGCCTCGAAGAAGGCCAGGTCAAGAAGGCCAACAAAGACGTGCGTCAGGGCGTCGGCGTGCGCGTCGTGGCGGGCGAGAAGACGGGCTACGCCTACACCGACGACGTCACGCTCACGACGCTCACGGAGGCGGCCCGCACCGCCGGGCACATCGCGAGCGGCAGCGGCGACGCGCACGCCGTCGCGGTCCGCTCGACCCGCTCCGAGCGCGAGCTCTACACCCTCCCCGCCTCGCCGCTCGACGCGCCCCTCACCGCCAAGGTCGAGCTGCTCGAGGCCGTCGACCGAGCCGCTCGCGCCTTCGATCCGCGCATCAAGAACGTCTTCGCGTCGCTCGCGATGGAGCAGAAGCTCGTCATGATCGCGACCGCCGACGGCCGCCTCGTGAGCGACGTACAGCCGCTCGCCCGCCTGAACGTCACCTGCATCGCCGAGGGCGCCACCGGCCGCCAGCAGGGCACCTATGGCGGCGGCGGGCGACAGACATTCGGCTTCCTCGTCGAAGGCGATCGCCATCTGCGCTTCGCGCGCGAGGCCGCGCGTCAAGCGGTGCTGAACCTCGACGCCGTCGACGCGCCGGCGGGCGAGATGACGGTCGTGCTCGGCCCCGGCTGGCCCGGCATCCTCCTCCACGAGGCGATCGGGCACGGCCTCGAGGGCGACTTCAACCGCAAGGGCACCTCGGCCTTCGCGAACCTCCTCGGAGAGCGCGTCGCCTCCGAGCTCTGCACCGTCATCGACGACGGCACGATCGCGAACCGCCGCGGCTCGCTCAACGTCGACGACGAGGGAACCCCGACGCGGCGGACCGTGCTCATCGAGCGCGGCATCCTGCGCGGCTACTTGCAGGACCGGCTGAACGCGCGCCTCATGGGGGTCGCCCCGACCGGCAACGGCCGCCGTGAGAGCTTCGCGAGCGCGCCGATGCCGCGCATGACCAACACGTTCATGCTGGCGGGCGACTCCACCCCGGACGAGATCTTGCGCTCGGTCGACCGCGGCCTCTTCGCCGTGTCCTTCGGCGGCGGCCAGGTCGACATCACGAACGGCAAGTTCGTGTTCTCGGCGAGCGAGGCGTACCTCGTCGAGGGCGGCAAGATGACGCGGCCGGTGAAAGGCGCGACCCTGATCGGCAACGGCCCGGACGTGCTGACGCGTATCGGCATGGTGGGACACGACCTCCAGCTCGACGAGGGCATCGGCACCTGCGGCAAGAACGGTCAATCGGTGCCGGTCGGGGTCGGGCTGCCGACGATCCGCATCGACGGGCTCACGGTCGGCGGGACGCGCGCGTGA
- the fliD gene encoding flagellar filament capping protein FliD has translation MATITIGGLATGLDTDSIVTQLVALERQRGVGTLQTQRTDANTRRIALQTFNTKVAAFLTAVNKLKNPDDVLIRKAASSNETVLTATAGSGAHNGATEITVDQLARPAVATSANGKAAATSTVATGSGTFAFRVGPTGTVQTIAVDATTTLSDLAAAIDALDAGASASVVNVGTTASPDYRLRLGSDATGTESAVSIVTDDTTLGVAVTQSARDAQFTVSGFADPLTRSGNSFDDVIPGVAIDLRATGGPVSISVSGDDDAIAVQVDAAVKAFNDIVTFVAGESTIEQDTSSDDRTVSIGPLALDSTVRGILQSLRDIVSGPTTTGDDGADAYTVLAQVGVTTARDGTLTFDQAAFRTQLQSRGSDVAKLFAGANGGSGVADRLSEYLTAVSQSGGLIDVHNTAVADEIRSLEERIAAGQRNLDAFEENLRAQFTSLELLVQSLKSQGSFLAGALGSQS, from the coding sequence ATGGCCACGATCACGATCGGCGGCCTCGCGACCGGCCTCGACACGGACAGCATCGTGACGCAGCTCGTGGCGCTCGAGCGCCAGCGCGGCGTCGGCACGCTGCAGACGCAGCGGACGGACGCCAACACGCGTCGCATCGCGCTGCAGACGTTCAACACGAAGGTCGCGGCGTTCCTGACCGCCGTGAACAAGCTGAAGAATCCGGACGACGTGCTCATCCGTAAGGCCGCGTCGAGCAACGAGACCGTCCTCACCGCGACGGCCGGCTCCGGGGCGCACAACGGCGCGACCGAGATCACGGTCGACCAGCTGGCGCGCCCGGCGGTCGCGACGTCGGCCAACGGCAAGGCCGCCGCGACCTCCACCGTCGCGACCGGCAGCGGCACCTTCGCCTTCCGCGTGGGGCCGACCGGCACCGTGCAGACGATCGCGGTCGACGCCACGACGACGCTCTCCGACCTCGCCGCCGCGATCGACGCCCTCGATGCCGGCGCGAGCGCCTCGGTCGTCAACGTCGGGACGACGGCGAGCCCGGACTATCGGCTGCGCCTCGGCAGCGACGCGACCGGCACCGAGTCGGCCGTGAGCATCGTGACGGACGACACGACGCTCGGCGTCGCCGTCACGCAGAGCGCGCGCGACGCGCAATTCACGGTGAGCGGCTTCGCCGACCCGCTGACGCGCTCCGGCAACAGCTTCGACGACGTGATTCCCGGCGTCGCGATCGACCTCCGGGCCACCGGCGGACCGGTGTCGATCAGCGTGAGCGGCGACGACGACGCGATCGCCGTCCAGGTGGACGCCGCCGTGAAGGCCTTCAACGACATCGTGACGTTCGTGGCCGGCGAGAGCACGATCGAGCAGGACACCAGCAGCGACGACCGTACGGTCAGTATCGGACCGCTCGCTCTCGACTCGACGGTGCGTGGCATCCTGCAGTCGCTCCGCGACATCGTCTCGGGCCCGACCACCACGGGTGACGACGGGGCCGACGCCTACACGGTCCTCGCGCAGGTCGGCGTCACCACCGCGCGCGACGGCACCCTCACGTTCGACCAGGCGGCGTTCCGGACGCAGCTCCAGTCGCGCGGGTCGGACGTCGCCAAGCTCTTCGCGGGCGCGAACGGCGGCAGCGGCGTCGCGGACCGTCTCTCCGAGTATCTGACCGCGGTCAGCCAGTCCGGCGGCCTGATCGACGTCCACAACACCGCCGTCGCCGACGAGATCCGCTCCCTGGAGGAGCGGATCGCCGCCGGCCAACGCAACCTCGACGCCTTCGAGGAAAACCTCCGTGCTCAGTTCACCAGCCTCGAACTCCTGGTGCAGAGCCTCAAATCGCAGGGCAGCTTCCTCGCGGGCGCCCTCGGGAGCCAGTCATGA
- a CDS encoding AI-2E family transporter translates to MSPLPPPSSPAPPPEPRRSSFTASLGLARGQVVVYFFFAAFLFLLWQLYAVFSGFLVPIVWAAILAMLFFPLFRIVLGWCGGRETVAALALTLSITGGVLLPTISLSSVITHEAIGFYQRASQYVGSGTLAADVDRLRQSRLGRWIDRLEGYEIDWNAVARSSVDTVGTLIVAQVTSVAKNVAVFLFDFTIMVFTLFFLFRDGERMYRALRNMIPMDPAHKDAIFSVLYQTLSAVTQGMVATALAQGVLTWVALWALGLPYTAFLGVAAGILSLVPFVGAAGVWIPCTIYLAATGDYFRALILLVYGSVVISMVDNVLRPLLIGGQTRLPTLFLFFGILGGVQVYGVLGLFLGPVLLAIAIAFIRIYQEQFATVEHERRVEA, encoded by the coding sequence ATGTCGCCCCTGCCGCCCCCCTCGTCGCCCGCGCCGCCCCCCGAGCCGCGCCGATCGAGCTTCACCGCCAGCCTCGGACTCGCGCGCGGCCAGGTGGTGGTCTACTTCTTCTTCGCCGCGTTCCTCTTCCTCCTCTGGCAGCTCTACGCGGTATTCTCGGGCTTCCTCGTCCCGATCGTCTGGGCGGCGATCCTCGCGATGTTGTTCTTCCCATTGTTCCGCATCGTGCTGGGGTGGTGCGGCGGGCGCGAGACGGTCGCGGCGCTCGCGCTGACCCTGTCGATCACCGGGGGCGTGCTCCTGCCGACGATCTCGCTCTCGAGCGTCATCACGCACGAAGCCATCGGGTTCTACCAGCGCGCGAGCCAGTACGTCGGCTCGGGGACGCTCGCCGCCGATGTCGATCGCCTCCGGCAATCGCGGCTCGGCCGCTGGATCGACCGCCTCGAAGGTTACGAGATCGACTGGAACGCGGTCGCGCGCTCGAGCGTCGACACGGTCGGCACGCTGATCGTCGCGCAGGTAACGTCGGTGGCGAAGAACGTCGCCGTGTTCCTCTTCGACTTCACGATCATGGTGTTCACGCTCTTCTTCCTCTTCCGCGACGGCGAGCGCATGTACCGCGCGCTGCGCAACATGATCCCCATGGACCCGGCCCACAAGGACGCGATCTTCAGCGTGCTCTACCAGACGCTCTCGGCGGTCACGCAGGGCATGGTCGCGACCGCGCTCGCGCAGGGCGTGCTCACCTGGGTCGCGCTATGGGCCCTCGGCCTCCCGTACACGGCGTTCCTCGGCGTCGCCGCCGGGATCCTGTCGCTCGTCCCGTTCGTCGGGGCCGCCGGAGTATGGATCCCGTGCACGATCTACCTCGCGGCGACCGGCGACTACTTCCGCGCGCTGATCCTCCTCGTGTACGGCTCCGTGGTGATCAGCATGGTCGACAACGTCCTGCGCCCGCTCCTGATCGGCGGCCAGACCCGCCTCCCCACCCTCTTCCTCTTCTTCGGGATCCTCGGCGGGGTGCAGGTCTACGGCGTGCTCGGCCTCTTCCTCGGACCGGTGCTCCTGGCGATCGCGATCGCGTTCATCCGGATCTACCAGGAGCAGTTCGCGACGGTCGAGCACGAGCGCCGCGTGGAGGCGTGA